GAGACGTCTAGGTACATCTTTTGTTGTCTTACAACTGAAAGGAAATTGAAAAAAGACTGAAACTTTTCTCATCAAAATTCAATCTTACTTAAAAAGTGAAAGAAAAATGAAATTTTCCAAAAGAGATTCTTTGTTAAAATTATTAGCAGAAGTCAATTTCATAATGCAAAATTCACATTTGAATTCCGAACATTTAAGATTACTTTTTATCTCGGTACAGACGGTGAGTCTTCGAAAATGAATCACATTTTCTACGTGCGGAGCTATTTCGGGGGAAGCTAATTCAATCTAACCTATGGGATAAATTATGGGGCTGTTCGAAAACGTTCTTTTTTTAGAACGGAAAAAGATTTATGAAATGGATTTCCATCAATACACTAAAGTGTAACAAATGAAGAAAAGAATTCTTCAAGATATAGCGGGGAAAAAAATGAGTTTAGAAAAACAATTAATAGAAAAGTTATATTATAAAACATTCCTAATGGAAAATGGAACACAGCCACCTCTTCAAGTACTTGGAGAAGCTTATTTAAACGAACAAAAAGATGAGAATTCTGATGGATCTTCTATTCGTTATGCACAAGGTGAATTTTATTATCACCATCAAGATTTTGAATCAGCTATATTTAAATGGGAAAAAGTCAATAATGAATTAGTACCATGGGCACAAAAAAATATTGCGGATGCTAACGTAGAACTGAACCAATTATCAGCTGCTGAAAAAGTATATACCTCTATTACTACTGATAACCAAATACTCATGATCGAAATTAAACTGCAATTACTGTCTCTTTACATCGTGCAAAATAATCTTGATTCAGCTTTCAAGGTGATCAAAGAAGCAGTTTCTTTAAATCCTGATTATCCAAACGTCACAACAATCGCACGATCCTTTTATGAAGAACAGCAAGATTTTGATAGTGCCGTAGAACTTGCTGTAAATGAATTAATTCGAACAGAATCTTCTATATGGTTTGAGGTATTAAAAGGATATATCGATAAGGGATTTACTAAAAATATTTCACCAGACTATTTTTATGATGTATTGGTTACATTAAATAATATAGATCAAGTACAATTTACGCAAATGGTTTCATCACTTTGGCACAGCTATAAAAATGAACAATATTACTTATTATGGCTTACAACTATAAATGAATTTTTCTTACATATAGAAATACATTCGTCCGATATATGGGACAAAATTTCTCTTCTTTATGAAGAAACGTATTTTGAATTAATTCAAGGTCAATATATGCTAAGACAATTACACGATATCATTCCAAATCTATTAACAAATTGGTTAAAGGTAGCCAACCCATCCCATTCCGTATTTCCATCTGCAGCAGTATTAACATGGGATGAAATTTTCCCTTTCAAAATAGATTCTGCAAATATAAATCATGCGGAAAATCTACTGTCAAATTCTATAAATCATGAGAATAGCATAGAGTATTGTTTACAACTTTTTGAGTCAATCACAAAGTGGGCACATCAACATGATTTAGAAATGGGTCATCGATTTAGATGGTTAGTTAACGAGCTTGCAGATTTGAGAACAAATCGCCTTTTAGTAACCGGATCTTCTGGAAACGGAAAAGCTTCATTCATGAACTCTGTATTAGGAGAAAATATATTAGAAAACTCAATTTCAAATGTAGTTGTAATTAAAAATGACGCTGAAACAGAAATTAACGCTATAACAGATTCAGCAATTACATCAACTGAGAATTTCTTTGATGATAACATGATGTCTCTACACCGCCAAACATATAGAGATCGAGCATGTTTTGAATTTAAATTACCATGTAGATTTTTAAGTGAAAATAAACTTACATTCGTTGTAACACCTAGCTTTAATAGAAATAACGACACTAGAGATGAGACCTTCGACTATTTAAATTCTGCAGACGAATTATTATTCATATTAAATGCTGATTCACCTTTTACTGACAAAGAACGTGATATTCTATTAAGCATTCAAGAACATACACCTAATCTGCAAATTCATTTCGTATTAAATAAAATCGATAACATCTACAGCGAAGCAGAAGCAAAAAGAGTTATACATGATACCCAATCGAGAATAAACGCCTATTTCCCACAAGCGAGAATTTTACCTTATTCTTCGTTTAATACAAATAACCAACAACTAAATGATTTAGCTGGGTTTATTCAATTTAACTTTAACCATAAAAATATCAATGCAGAACGTACGGAAAAGATATTGTTCTTCATTCGAAAAACAATTACATATCTTTTGAATAAACGTGTTGAGTTGGAAAATCGCCTAGTAGATTCTATTAATTGGAATGAAGATATGTTAGTTAAACTAAATGGTTTTATGAATAACCTAACTGATTTTGAAAAAGAAAAAATTCATTTAATGACAGAAGCATATCGTACAATGAAAAACAATTTTACGAATGAGCTAACAGAACATATTCCAAAATTATTGAAGAGTTGTTCTGATTTAATAAGTGAAGAAAGTGATTTTGGACATATTGATATTGAACTAAACACAGCGATGAACGAAAGAGTTCAAGAATATCTAAAACAAACTGTGTTACCTAATCTTGCTCGCTCTATGCAAAATTGGATTGCAACTTCAAATAACGAGTTCCTTCAAAGTCAATCGTATTTAGAGGAAATCAGTGAAGGACTTAACTTTTTATATGAAGAAAATCGAATTCAGTTAGAAGGTGACTTTAAAGTGCTTGATGACTGGCGTAGGGATACGGATCGAATGACAACTAGTATACAAATGGAAGAAGTAAATATCTTACACCGTTTTACACCAACGCAATTTTTACTGAAAAGTGCAGGTAAAATATTTGGGGTGCTTCCTAAAAATAAAGCTCTTATTTATAACAAATACAAGCAGTATTTAGAAAATGAAGATTATACCGATATAACGGAATCAATCATAAAGAAATTTTTCTTGCAATTTGAGCTATTTGAAAACGCATTAGAACGTGATATTAATATCTTCTTCAGAAATTCATATGATGCGTTAAAACAAGCAGTAGAGAACACTCATTTAGAAATACAAGAAAAAGAAGATACACTGCAAAAAATGAAATCAAATCATGAAGTTTATCATGATTCGATAACACTCTTTGAATTGAGATTACGTCTATGTGAAGTAATCTTAAATATAGGTGAGGATATTTCCTATACAGATTTAACTTTTGAAAAAAACATAGAGTAAATATAAAGTAACTCCAAAATATACTATAAAAGTTAACTTTGGAGTTATTTTTATTTTTGTTTGACTTCTAAATCATTGCCCCGCACACGAATGCATTTTCGAGGATTTCCCGTCAAAAGATGAAATTGACTTGAATTAATAATATATAATAAAAGTATTATAATGAGTCAATATCATAATTCAAAGTTTTGATATAAAATAGGAACATTAAAAGATTAAATTGTTGTGCAATATCTATTAGGGTATTGTCTAAGGAGCGGAAGATGGCGACTCCTGTGGGAAAGCGAGACAAGTGAGACCCCGCAGGTAGCGTAAGCGGACGAGGAGGCTCACTGCTCGCCCACGGAAAGCGCCATCTGGAGCGGCATATTCAGTAAATAGTATAATTGAAGTGTAACCCGAATTATTGGATCGTATATTTAAATAACATTCGTGTTTTACGACTAATTTATGAAATTGATTCAATAGAATATGTATAGAAAAAATATATGTAGACAAAAGCACTGAGAAGCGTCAGTGCTTTTGTTCTTTCGTATGAATTTTACAATTCTCTTGTAGTGAAAGTTATTAACTATTGAATAAAATCTCTTTATAATTATAGATGGAATTTTCTTAAAGGTTGTGTTGACATGTATTTTCTTTTACTGTTCATTTTGTATATTGGAATTTTGGGTTTCTTTATTCTTCACAAACGAGTTAAGTCGATTTCAACAACTTCTGGCGCGACCGTAATGGCAATGGGTATTATGCTAATTGGGATGATACAAAAATCCCCATTATATACACCGTTTATTGGTTATTTAGCAGTAACCTTGTTATTTTGTTTATACGGTGCTATTATTGCATTCATTTCAACTGATGTGGTAAAGAAGACATTTTACGACAATCATGCAAAGAATCCAATAAATAGCTTTGCCATCGGAACATGGGTTGCATCCACTTCTGTCGTTTGTCTCAATTTACATTATTACTTTTCTTCTTTAGTAATACCAGTTATTGTATTTTATTGTATTGGTTTTATCATATGGATCTGGTATTTGTGGATCATTACAAGAAACTTTTCAATAATTATGAAGAAGCTTGTTAATTTGACAAATTTACATGGAGTCATTTTGCTTTCTTGCGTTTCAACACAATCTCTAGTTATTGCAGGTGCCAGAATTTTTGGAGAGAAATTTTCTTTAAAACTAGAACTTGGTATGTTAGGAATAGGATTATTGTTTTATGTGATTGGAATGGTATTCATTATTAAATGCTATTGGAAAGATTCATTCATTGTTACTTTACAGAATTGGAAAAATACAAACTGTATTATTCATGGTGCTCTTTCTATTACAGGTCTAGCTGCATGTATAACTATGCAATTTTTAAATCAATGGCTCATCTACTTTTGGCTGGTCGTAACTTTCGTTTTTATTATCGTAGAATGCTTTGAATTAGTAAGAATGACTTTACGAATAAAACAGTTAGGAATTATTAATGGACTATTTGTTTATCATCCAACGCAATGGGCTCGAAACTTTACGTTTGGAATGTACATAAATTTTACAATGCATTTGCCAAAAGTAAACATGTTTGAAAATGCAAGATTCATCATTGTGGAAATTGGGATATATATTGTTGTCCTTCTCTTCGCAGTGGAAGTTCTGATTTTTATGAGAAGTATTGTATTAAGTAAAACCAGATTACAATTTTAAAGGAGAACTAAAAAAATGCACATTTTAGAAACAGATCATTTATATTTAAGAGAATATCAAAAGAATGATTTTTCATCACTTCATGCAATTTTTTCAGATGCTGAAACGATGAAATATTATCCTGCACCATTTACGGTAGAAAAAACAAAAAATTGGATAGAAACAAATCAAAATAGATATATGCAAGATGGTTTTGGGTTGTGGGCGGTTTGCTTAAAAGATACAGATGAAGTAATTGGAGACTGTGGACTTACAAAACAATTAGTTGAGGGAAATAATGAGGTTGAAATAGGGTATCACATAAACAAAAAATATTGGGGGAAAGGATATGCAACCGAAGCAGCTACTTGTTGCAGAGAATTAGCCTTCAATCAAATAGGGTGTAAACAGTTAATCTGTATCATTAACCCACAAAATAAGCAGTCCATCCGAGTAGCTGAAAAATTAGGTTTTACATTTCATAAGGAGGCTATCGTTTTTAATCAATTACATAGCATCTATGCTTTAACAAAATAGCAATAAGACAACAGAAAATGAAGAACTTTATCAGTCAGAATAGCTAAAATAGAGGAAATATTTCGAAAGGAATTATTACCCGAGGAATAAGGAAAAACGACAAAAAATTTAAAATAAACTTAATATTTTCGACAAAATGTTCAGTTTTCTATTTGAATTGAACATTTTTATCATAAATCTAAAAAAAATGCACATTATTACTTAAAAAGGACTTTAGTTTTTAAATATTTATGTTATTATATTCATAAATATTAATTAATATATATTCATTATTTGCAGCATACCCGTATTAATATGCACTATACTTACAACTCAAATGAAAGAATATATAGACTAAACAACCTATAGAATGGAGCTTTAAGATGAAAAAGAAATGGTTATTTGCAGCAGCAGCAGTATTATCTTTGTCATTAGCAGGATGTGGTTCTACATCAAACAAAACTGCTGATAACACAAGCGATCAAAACAAAAAAGTATTAGTAATGGGTACATCAGCAGACTTTGCCCCATTTGAATACATTGATCCAGCAAAATCAAATGAAATTATCGGTTTTGATGTTGATTTAGCGAAAGCAGTTACTGAAAAAATGGGATACCAATTAAAAGTTCAAGACATGGAATTCAATAGTTTGATTCCAGCTGTTGAAGCAAAAAAAATCGACTTTTCTATGGCAGGTATTACGCCAAATGAAGAGCGTGCAAAAGTAGTTGATTTTACCGATTCATACTATGATACACATGATTATCT
This window of the Rummeliibacillus pycnus genome carries:
- a CDS encoding TDT family transporter, whose product is MYIGILGFFILHKRVKSISTTSGATVMAMGIMLIGMIQKSPLYTPFIGYLAVTLLFCLYGAIIAFISTDVVKKTFYDNHAKNPINSFAIGTWVASTSVVCLNLHYYFSSLVIPVIVFYCIGFIIWIWYLWIITRNFSIIMKKLVNLTNLHGVILLSCVSTQSLVIAGARIFGEKFSLKLELGMLGIGLLFYVIGMVFIIKCYWKDSFIVTLQNWKNTNCIIHGALSITGLAACITMQFLNQWLIYFWLVVTFVFIIVECFELVRMTLRIKQLGIINGLFVYHPTQWARNFTFGMYINFTMHLPKVNMFENARFIIVEIGIYIVVLLFAVEVLIFMRSIVLSKTRLQF
- a CDS encoding GNAT family N-acetyltransferase → MHILETDHLYLREYQKNDFSSLHAIFSDAETMKYYPAPFTVEKTKNWIETNQNRYMQDGFGLWAVCLKDTDEVIGDCGLTKQLVEGNNEVEIGYHINKKYWGKGYATEAATCCRELAFNQIGCKQLICIINPQNKQSIRVAEKLGFTFHKEAIVFNQLHSIYALTK
- a CDS encoding GTP-binding protein, which encodes MSLEKQLIEKLYYKTFLMENGTQPPLQVLGEAYLNEQKDENSDGSSIRYAQGEFYYHHQDFESAIFKWEKVNNELVPWAQKNIADANVELNQLSAAEKVYTSITTDNQILMIEIKLQLLSLYIVQNNLDSAFKVIKEAVSLNPDYPNVTTIARSFYEEQQDFDSAVELAVNELIRTESSIWFEVLKGYIDKGFTKNISPDYFYDVLVTLNNIDQVQFTQMVSSLWHSYKNEQYYLLWLTTINEFFLHIEIHSSDIWDKISLLYEETYFELIQGQYMLRQLHDIIPNLLTNWLKVANPSHSVFPSAAVLTWDEIFPFKIDSANINHAENLLSNSINHENSIEYCLQLFESITKWAHQHDLEMGHRFRWLVNELADLRTNRLLVTGSSGNGKASFMNSVLGENILENSISNVVVIKNDAETEINAITDSAITSTENFFDDNMMSLHRQTYRDRACFEFKLPCRFLSENKLTFVVTPSFNRNNDTRDETFDYLNSADELLFILNADSPFTDKERDILLSIQEHTPNLQIHFVLNKIDNIYSEAEAKRVIHDTQSRINAYFPQARILPYSSFNTNNQQLNDLAGFIQFNFNHKNINAERTEKILFFIRKTITYLLNKRVELENRLVDSINWNEDMLVKLNGFMNNLTDFEKEKIHLMTEAYRTMKNNFTNELTEHIPKLLKSCSDLISEESDFGHIDIELNTAMNERVQEYLKQTVLPNLARSMQNWIATSNNEFLQSQSYLEEISEGLNFLYEENRIQLEGDFKVLDDWRRDTDRMTTSIQMEEVNILHRFTPTQFLLKSAGKIFGVLPKNKALIYNKYKQYLENEDYTDITESIIKKFFLQFELFENALERDINIFFRNSYDALKQAVENTHLEIQEKEDTLQKMKSNHEVYHDSITLFELRLRLCEVILNIGEDISYTDLTFEKNIE